One window of the Equus asinus isolate D_3611 breed Donkey chromosome 28, EquAss-T2T_v2, whole genome shotgun sequence genome contains the following:
- the ZDHHC1 gene encoding palmitoyltransferase ZDHHC1 isoform X8 — protein MYKMNICNKPSNKTAPEKSVWTAPAQASRPSPELQGQRSRRNGWSWPPHPLQIVAWLLYLFFAVIGFGVLVPLLPHHWVPAGYACMGVIFAGHLVVHLTAVSIDPADANVRDKSYAGPLPIFNRSQHAHVIEDLHCNLCDVDVSARSKHCSACNKCVCGFDHHCKWLNNCVGERNYRLFLHSVASALLGVLLLVLVATYVFVEFFINPMRLRTNRHFEVLKNHTDVWFVFLPAAPVETQAPAILALAAVLILLGLLSTALLGHLLCFHIYLIWHKLTTYEYIVQHRPPQEAKGAHRELKSCPPKMRPIQEMEFYMRTFSHVRPEPPGQARPVAVSANPSRFLATLGQVDPPPPSSPETLALPPRIRPQAPHCLCRKRESGARIRCQPLGPWTGSPRCPGCRGPRP, from the exons atgtacaag ATGAACATCTGCAACAAGCCCTCCAACAAGACAGCCCCTGAGAAGAGTGTATGGACAGCGCCTGCACAAGCCAGCAGACCCTCCCCAGAGCTGCAGGGCCAGCGATCCCGCCGGAATGGGTGGAGCTGGCCCCCTCACCCACTCCAGATTGTGGCATGGCTGCTATACCTCTTCTTTGCTGTGATCGGCTTTGGGGTCCTCGTTCCCCTCCTGCCTCACCACTGGGTGCCTGCTGGCTATGCT TGTATGGGCGTCATCTTTGCCGGCCACCTTGTGGTGCACCTGACTGCTGTCTCCATTGATCCAGCGGATGCCAACGTGCGGGACAAGAGCTACGCAGGGCCCCTGCCCATCTTCAACCGCAGCCAACATGCACACGTCATCGAAGACCTGCACTGCAACTTGTGCGATGTGGATGT gaGCGCTCGCTCCAAGCACTGCAGCGCCTGCAACAAGTGCGTGTGCGGCTTCGACCACCACTGCAAGTGGCTCAACAACTGCGTGGGCGAGAGGAACTACCG GCTCTTTCTACACAGTGTGGCATCTGCTTTACTGGGTGTCCTGCTCCTCGTGCTGGTGGCCACTTATGTCTTCGTGGAGTTCTTTATCAACCCTATGCGGCTGCGCACCAACCGCCACTTTGAAG TCCTGAAGAATCACACGGATGTGTGGTTCGTGTTCCTGCCTGCTGCCCCTGTGGAGACCCAGGCTCCTGCCATCCTGGCCCTGGCTGCCGTACTCATCCTTCTGGGCCTGCTCTCCACAGCCCTCCTTGGCCACCTGCTCTGTTTCCACATTTATCTCA TATGGCACAAGCTCACCACCTATGAGTACATCGTGCAACATCGCCCGCCACAGGAGGCAAAAGGGGCCCACAGGGAGCTCAAGTCATGTCCCCCCAAGATGCGGCCCATTCAG GAGATGGAGTTCTACATGCGAACCTTCAGCCATGTGCGCCCAGAGCCCCCTGGCCAGGCTAGGCCCGTCGCAGTGAGTGCCAA TCCCTCCCGGTTCCTTGCCACCCTCGGCCAAGTGGaccctccaccaccctcctccccagagaCTCTCGCTCTACCACCCCGGATCCGACCCCAG GCTCCCCACTGTCtgtgcagaaaaagagaaagcggCGCGCGTATAAGGTGCCAACCTCTGGGACCTTGGACCGGGAGCCCCCGCTGCCCAGGCTGCCGG GGCCCCAGGCCCTAG
- the ZDHHC1 gene encoding palmitoyltransferase ZDHHC1 isoform X9 has protein sequence MYKMNICNKPSNKTAPEKSVWTAPAQASRPSPELQGQRSRRNGWSWPPHPLQIVAWLLYLFFAVIGFGVLVPLLPHHWVPAGYACMGVIFAGHLVVHLTAVSIDPADANVRDKSYAGPLPIFNRSQHAHVIEDLHCNLCDVDVSARSKHCSACNKCVCGFDHHCKWLNNCVGERNYRLFLHSVASALLGVLLLVLVATYVFVEFFINPMRLRTNRHFEVCLCVAVLKNHTDVWFVFLPAAPVETQAPAILALAAVLILLGLLSTALLGHLLCFHIYLIWHKLTTYEYIVQHRPPQEAKGAHRELKSCPPKMRPIQDRVGSGPRRPWIHTWPPSLPDPRLPQEMEFYMRTFSHVRPEPPGQARPVAVSAKKRESGARIRCQPLGPWTGSPRCPGCRGPRP, from the exons atgtacaag ATGAACATCTGCAACAAGCCCTCCAACAAGACAGCCCCTGAGAAGAGTGTATGGACAGCGCCTGCACAAGCCAGCAGACCCTCCCCAGAGCTGCAGGGCCAGCGATCCCGCCGGAATGGGTGGAGCTGGCCCCCTCACCCACTCCAGATTGTGGCATGGCTGCTATACCTCTTCTTTGCTGTGATCGGCTTTGGGGTCCTCGTTCCCCTCCTGCCTCACCACTGGGTGCCTGCTGGCTATGCT TGTATGGGCGTCATCTTTGCCGGCCACCTTGTGGTGCACCTGACTGCTGTCTCCATTGATCCAGCGGATGCCAACGTGCGGGACAAGAGCTACGCAGGGCCCCTGCCCATCTTCAACCGCAGCCAACATGCACACGTCATCGAAGACCTGCACTGCAACTTGTGCGATGTGGATGT gaGCGCTCGCTCCAAGCACTGCAGCGCCTGCAACAAGTGCGTGTGCGGCTTCGACCACCACTGCAAGTGGCTCAACAACTGCGTGGGCGAGAGGAACTACCG GCTCTTTCTACACAGTGTGGCATCTGCTTTACTGGGTGTCCTGCTCCTCGTGCTGGTGGCCACTTATGTCTTCGTGGAGTTCTTTATCAACCCTATGCGGCTGCGCACCAACCGCCACTTTGAAG TCTGTCTGTGCGTTGCAGTCCTGAAGAATCACACGGATGTGTGGTTCGTGTTCCTGCCTGCTGCCCCTGTGGAGACCCAGGCTCCTGCCATCCTGGCCCTGGCTGCCGTACTCATCCTTCTGGGCCTGCTCTCCACAGCCCTCCTTGGCCACCTGCTCTGTTTCCACATTTATCTCA TATGGCACAAGCTCACCACCTATGAGTACATCGTGCAACATCGCCCGCCACAGGAGGCAAAAGGGGCCCACAGGGAGCTCAAGTCATGTCCCCCCAAGATGCGGCCCATTCAG GACAGGGTAGGCTCAGGACCCAGAAGGCCCTGGATCCACAcctggcctcccagcctccctgacCCCCGCCTTCCCCAGGAGATGGAGTTCTACATGCGAACCTTCAGCCATGTGCGCCCAGAGCCCCCTGGCCAGGCTAGGCCCGTCGCAGTGAGTGCCAA aaaaagagaaagcggCGCGCGTATAAGGTGCCAACCTCTGGGACCTTGGACCGGGAGCCCCCGCTGCCCAGGCTGCCGG GGCCCCAGGCCCTAG